The sequence AATGATTATGGGACAGATTAAGCGACAAAAGCAATTTTAACAAGCCAATCTCTTTTGGAATGTCTCCGTCAAAATTATTGCTCGATAGGTCAATCATTGAACTGTAGTCGGttaatttcttaatttctatCATTATCCCTTTGGTTGCGATGTCCAACCGAACATCACCATAACTCTCAGGCAATAAATAGTCGCTAGTATCTATCAATCCACTCAAGTTCCCTAAATTGTTAGGAATACGGCCTGAGAAGTTGTTTAGTGATAAATCTAATAGTTGGAGATTTTGCAAATGAATAATCTCTTCCGGTATTGACCCACTGAACTTGTTCGACCTTAAAGAAAAAAAACGAAGGCCTTGAAGTAAACCAAGAGCAGCTGGTATACTGTCTTCAAAGTTGTTATCTGCCAAGTTAAGAAATTCCAACCGGTAAAATTCACTGATGAGGTTAAGAGGAGTACCATCGAGATAGTTGTTGTTTAATTGCAGAAAACTCAAGTATTCGGCTAATTTAAGCTCCTCGGTAACTTTTCCTGAGAGATTGTTGTGGCCAAGTTTGAGAGTCTCCAGGCTTCCGTAGTACCCTATATTAGAAGGTATACTCCCAGAAAGCTTGTTGTTAGACAGATCAATAGAGCTAGTAGATGTGAATAAAGCCTGGTTCTGTTGGACATATAGTAAACGGAATTGAACCAGAAAGTTCATTACCACCTAAATGGACAGTGGTTGCCTGAGATAGTCTTTTTCCAAATTCTAATGAGATTTCCCcactgaacttgttatttgacaGATCAAACTCTTCTATACCTTGAGGTGGAAGAGACACTAGACCGTGAAGTTTGTTCTCCCCCACATTTATCTTACGAAGATATTTCAGTTTGAAGAGACGAGAAGGGATAGTTCCTGTTAAACTATTCTGAGACACATCCAATTCTTCAAGATTTGTCAAATTACAAACTTAAATAGGGAATAACTCTTTGAGATTACATGAACTCAACCGTAGAGAGCTTAGACTAACCAAAAAGAATAATGTAACTATATTACCCTCAATAAAGTTTCCAGTAGCTGTAAATTCCCTAAGATTTTGGAGCTTTGATATGCAGCTTGGGATTCTTGTTGTTAAATTATTAAATTCCAAATTAAGTACTTCGAGAGGAAAATTCTGACAGATTGATTTTGGCATGGACCCTTGAAAACTATTGAAAGACAAGTCCAGATAGCGAAGGATTTTCAAGTTGGAGATTGAAGGATGAATAAAACCTGTTATGGAATTGTAAGAGAGGTCTAGAATTTTAAGATAAGAAAGATTATACAGCGAAGAAGGTAAAGGTCCCTGAATATAACATGAAGAGGCATAAAGAATGACCAATAACGGCCCATTTGAAAATGAACTCGGGATTGATTTGTTTACTACAGTATTTGATATTTGAAAATAACGGTGCAGTTTGGGGCATCGATGTTTGAACATCCAAGTTAGATCAACATGAAGATCGCCGTTACCACTCACATCAAGCTCTTTGAGTTGAGGAAGATAAGGGGCTGAACCATGTAGCTGACAGTCAATTAACTCAAGAATAGAAAGTGAAGTTAAATTGGCCATCTGTACTGGGATTAGAGAAGTGAGTTGATAATTTCTGTTCATTTTAAATGATGATAAATGGGAAAGATTGTGAAATTCACGGATGGGGAAAATTGGGCTAGATATATTGCAATAAGAGAGATCGAGCTCCCTTAGATTAGAAAGATACGATTATGTGCACTAAAATTCTTTTGCGCAGATGTGGCCTCATATAGACCGATACCACTCAACCTTAACACCTTGAGATTCACTAAACCTCTGAGCCATTTTGTAGATGATGTTTGCAAGCAAGAAGTGAAGAAATAATCAGAAGTGCAAGATAAATCGAGATACTGTAGAGAGGATAGGTTGCTGAATTGTATCGGAATCGATGCTGCAAGGTTAGAGTTGGAGAGATCAAGATGAGTGAGTGATGTTAGTTCATAAAACTGACGCGGGATTTGCGATTCCTGAAAATTGTTGAAGGAAAGATCAAGATACTCCAAATGAGTAACTCTAGTAAGGGAAGCAGCAGGAAACTTACCGGTCAGTGCCGTGCTCGGTGGATCAGAGGCATCTGCAGTAGTATAATCAGATTGTTTGTTGTAATAATCTTCCAGGTCTGTGTTCCGTAGGTAGATGGAAACCACCCGAAATGAGTCATTGGAACATCTAATGCCATGCCAATTACAACATTTTTCATGTTGGCTGCCTTTTTGCCATGATGATAAACGATTTGAAGAGTCGCTCAAAGAAGATTTTAAGTTTAAGAGAGCTCTTCTATCCTCTTCATGGCAGCAAAGTGAGGCTAGAGGGAACTGAGTGATGATGATcaataaaaagaacaaaatatgaagatgaataataaggagatgatgaaattgGGTATGAGTATTGAATGAAACCATGGCTACTTAGATTTTCTGAATTTAAATTTTTGTTTGATGAATGAATACGCAGAATGGCTTAGATATGAACTACTATTTATAAGCTTCAAACGTTAGCAACGATCTTTGGTCATCAACTTGTTCGATTATTAAAAACAATTAATTTCGATAATTAGTAGGGGGGAAAGCCACTTTTGCTAGAGGAAAGGTCTAAGGACATTTGACTTCTAGTCATTATTGTGTGGATTTGACAATAAGCTTTCCCTTGtcaaaaagaaatatttttggagTTTAGTATCATCTCGGACAGCGAGATTATGGAGGAAGATGATAACGACTGGCCAGAGATATATCTTGTTGGGAGAAAGAACTTAAAATTATGATGGAGAATGAGCATATTTAGTTTACTACTTCCATTGGGTCTTTTGCTGATTTAGAGTAGTCAGGATCCTGAAGGGCTACGTATCAACTACTATCAGAACTTGAAGCCCATATAATCACAATTGTGTATGGGTGATCATCTTCGTGATAGATGAACAAAATAGTCAATGAAGTATTGTAATTTGATGAACAACTCCCATAccggaaaaataaagaaaaaacaaattcaTCGGATTAAGTTTGTGTGATCTTCATGATCGGTGAACAAAATAGTCAATGGAGTGTTGTAATTTCATCCGGTACTTGACATCCATATCAACACCACTAATGGGGAAATCTACACTCGCCACTAAATCGTTAAAAATATTAGGGTTAAATGGGATGTGGACGTGCGGTTAGTTTGGAAAGATTAAAGAGTGACCCGAAGTATTTTTAAATCGCTAAACTCCCAAAAGTATTTATTCTGATAGGGGAAAGTTACTTTAAATCCACCCAATAATGACCCGAAGTCATATATCCTAGACTAATGTCGGTTTTCCCTCTAATAAAAATGGTTTTTCCCTATTAATTATCTTAATTTTGGCTGAATGAATTTTTCATCCATTAACTAAACTAGATCATTATTAAGGTTGTGTTGGAAGTATATTCTCATATTCATTCAGTCTATCTCTAGTCTAGTCCTGGTCATGCAATTCGTTACTCTCTAACcccaactgcagtggtgcgagtataaccaaagaccaaagagggaaaaaaagatcaaattttgggtttagtatggtgtgtgacgttatggtggaaagactaaatttagTCAGAcgtgcattatacgttcgcctggtgtggggcgtagactataccaacgcctgattgagACGTgcactaaaaaagaaaaaaaaaatgaaagaagtggggcggaggtataaagcccgccccactaaattgattttgaaaacaaagaatggggcgggggtataatgcccgccccatacaaaataattaaaaaaaaaatggggcgtagactttacgtacgccccatgtggagcgtaaactataccaacgcctggtgtggggcgtagactataccaacgcctgatgtgggacgtgcactatatgtccgccttgtggtggggcgtgaagtatatcaacgctcgactatatctgggtttagtcttggtcccagaccaaatatactctgggttttagtcgttgatcaaaatttgatcgatagtactttccactacgtctgttcaaaagaccagaTATTTGGGTTTACTTTCCCACCGTGGACGCTCTAAGGCCACGGAAACAAAAAAGGATGTAAATTTATTGACCAGAATAAAAAAATTGAGCTTGACCTGGATATATTCATATTCTGTGATTGAGAATATAATTTACTTGGCCGGCCTTAGAAATGTCAAGGATCTTGTATGATTGGATTAGCGTCCATTTCATATTAATTTGCGTGCCAGAAATCTTTGGTCCATTTATTACACCCAATTATTCTGATTATGACCGCATATCTTAAACTAAAGCAAAAGAATCAACAAATATCAGATCCTAAGATCACTAATTTTGTTTC comes from Papaver somniferum cultivar HN1 unplaced genomic scaffold, ASM357369v1 unplaced-scaffold_158, whole genome shotgun sequence and encodes:
- the LOC113337093 gene encoding LRR receptor-like serine/threonine-protein kinase FLS2, with product MANLTSLSILELIDCQLHGSAPYLPQLKELDVSGNGDLHVDLTWMFKHRCPKLHRYFQISNTVVNKSIPSSFSNGPLLVILYASSCYIQGPLPSSLYNLSYLKILDLSYNSITGFIHPSISNLKILRYLDLSFNSFQGSMPKSICQNFPLEVLNLEFNNLTTRIPSCISKLQNLREFTATGNFIEELDVSQNSLTGTIPSRLFKLKYLRKINVGENKLHGLVSLPPQGIEEFDLSNNKFSGEISLEFGKRLSQNQALFTSTSSIDLSNNKLSGSIPSNIGYYGSLETLKLGHNNLSGKVTEELKLAEYLSFLQLNNNYLDGTPLNLISEFYRLEFLNLADNNFEDSIPAALGLLQGLRFFSLRSNKFSGSIPEEIIHLQNLQLLDLSLNNFSGRIPNNLGNLSGLIDTSDYLLPESYGDVRLDIATKGIMIEIKKLTDYSSMIDLSSNNFDGDIPKEIGLLKLLLSLNLSHNHFSGAVPESIADLLGLESLDLSSNKLSGHIPQALTTIDSLAVLNLSSNNLSGRIPREPHFDTLSLDGSAFSGNELLCGYPTKKICESNSNTNTSDGNNEFDEVDQEDAKDKLLLYAISALGFGVGFWGLFFVLFLKKQKWWFPYWTFIDSIVVRIINCIHNTRW